The Rhododendron vialii isolate Sample 1 chromosome 5a, ASM3025357v1 genome contains a region encoding:
- the LOC131327997 gene encoding protein FAR1-RELATED SEQUENCE 5-like produces MIQALFDELGQGDFTFDIKRDGNGRLTHLFFAHPSSIALTKSYPYVFVMDCTYKTNKYKMSLLDIVGVSSFNGSFYSCFAFMQKEEEGDYVWALERFSKILGHGQQPSVIVSDRELALMNAIKVVFPGTANILCVWHIEKNILSKCKSQFERGEDWETFLLAWTNLIESPDESSFDEAWHRLEVEYEEKEYILKNIKNTWLPFKERFVYAWTEKYLHFGNRVASRAEGAHGMLKKYLTVSTGNFHEVREKICLAIENQYNEIKAKIASEKLQVTHKFRIPMLKELATHVSNFALGELFKQYELATSSILGPCRGHVSKTMGLPCAHMMTNKKGESLLLSDIHPQWRIDIRSFSNVDGGVNGNGSEIERFLKNFQDKYKCMPLVEREDSLKQVAQLIDSPIPLTLEPSIQPHKGRPSGSKKRKEDDSTTRDPSAFEIAEKTRKCSVCHHFGHNNRTCPHKYENTRRSPHFVLANQHVNLNMLETQFECEINTSLEL; encoded by the exons ATGATTCAAGCATTATTTGATGAATTGGGTCAAGGGGACTTCACTTTTGATATTAAACGTGATGGAAATGGCCGTTTGACTCATTTGTTCTTTGCACATCCTTCTTCAATTGCGTTAACCAAGAGTTATCCCTATGTCTTTGTGATGGATTGTACTTATAAGACAAACAAGTATAAGATGTCATTGCTTGATATAGTGGGAGTTTCAAGTTTCAATGGATcattttattcttgttttgctttcatgcaaaaagaggaagaaggagaCTATGTGTGGGCATTGGAAAGATTCAGTAAAATTTTGGGTCATGGCCAACAACCTTCTGTGATTGTATCGGATAGGGAATTAGCATTGATGAATGCCATTAAAGTTGTTTTTCCTGGAACTGCAAATATTTTATGTGTGTGGCACATTGAGAAAAACATTCTCTCAAAGTGTAAGTCTCAATTTGAAAGAGGAGAAGATTGGGAGACTTTTTTATTGGCTTGGACTAATTTGATAGAATCTCCGGATGAAAGTTCCTTTGATGAAGCTTGGCATCGTCTTGAAGTTGAATACGAAGAGAAAGAATATATTCTTAAAAACATCAAGAATACATGGCTCCCTTTCAAAGAGAGATTTGTATATGCATGGACGGAAAAATATTTACACTTTGGGAATCGTGTCGCTTCTAGGGCTGAAGGTGCACATGGAATGCTCAAGAAATATCTCACCGTTTCCACAGGAAATTTCCATGAGGTGAGGGAAAAGATTTGTCTTGCAATTGAGAACCAATACAATGAGATCAAAGCAAAGATTGCTAGTGAAAAGCTTCAAGTGACACATAAATTTCGAATTCCCATGTTGAAGGAACTTGCTACTCATGTTTCCAACTTTGCTCTTGGAGAGCTTTTTAAACAATATGAGTTGGCGACATCTTCTATATTGGGTCCTTGTAGAGGTCATGTTTCAAAGACCATGGGTCTACCGTGTGCACACATGATGACTAACAAGAAAGGTGAAAGCTTGCTACTTAGCGATATACATCCGCAATGGAGAATTGATATAAGGTCATTCTCCAATGTGGATGGTGGggtgaatggaaatggaagcGAAATTGAACGTTTTCTCAAGAATTTTCAAGATAAATACAAATGCATGCCTCTTGTTGAAAGGGAAGATAGCCTCAAGCAAGTTGCTCAACTTATTGATTCTCCAATTCCATTGACTCTTGAACCGAGCATTCAACCTCACAAAGGACGACCATCGGGttccaagaaaagaaaggaagatgACTCTACCACCCGTGATCCTTCAGCTTTCGAGATTGCAGAAAAAACCCGAAAATGTAGTGTTTGCCACCACTTTGGACATAATAATCGGACTTGCccacacaagtatgaaaacactagGAGGAGTCCTCATTTTGTCTTGGCTAATCAACATGTCAACCTAAATATGCTAGAAACACaat TTGAATGTGAGATCAATACCTCACTGGAACTATAG
- the LOC131328003 gene encoding pathogenesis-related protein 1A-like, whose product MAPSNLPLAIVVSFMAFTMAHDHHLSQAQNSPQDFLAAHNAARAQLRINPVGWNQTVAAYAQNYANVRSADCNLEHSHGPSYGENIAEGSGEFTAVDAVRLWVDEKQYYDYGSNTCVGGGECLHYTQVVWRDTAEIGCARVQCQNEWWFVTCNYFPPGNYVGQRPY is encoded by the coding sequence ATGGCCCCTTCCAACCTTCCCCTAGCCATCGTTGTTTCATTCATGGCCTTCACCATGGCTCATGACCACCACCTCTCCCAGGCTCAAAACTCCCCACAAGACTTCCTCGCCGCCCACAATGCCGCCCGTGCCCAACTCCGGATCAACCCCGTCGGGTGGAACCAAACCGTGGCCGCCTACGCCCAAAACTATGCCAACGTGAGGAGCGCCGACTGCAACCTGGAGCACTCGCACGGGCCGTCATACGGTGAGAACATCGCCGAGGGGTCCGGCGAGTTCACCGCGGTGGACGCGGTGAGGCTCTGGGTGGACGAGAAGCAATACTATGACTACGGTTCGAACACGTGCGTTGGTGGCGGAGAGTGCCTGCATTACACCCAGGTCGTGTGGCGGGACACGGCGGAGATCGGCTGCGCTAGGGTTCAGTGCCAGAATGAGTGGTGGTTTGTCACTTGTAACTATTTTCCACCGGGGAATTATGTGGGTCAACGtccttattaa